The following are encoded in a window of Bacillus sp. SORGH_AS_0510 genomic DNA:
- a CDS encoding putative glycoside hydrolase, which yields MVSFLFFYNQPVFASSKQLKEPIRGIYVKASSTNGPKFNQLLNLVDKTDLNAMVIDIKDDHGNLTFIPEKNSPYYRASQPYIKDPKTLIKTLTEHHIYPIARIVVFKDNVLASSRPDWSFQTSNGIWKNSRGDSFTNPFRTEVWDYNIGMAIEAVNLGFKEIQFDYVRFPEKFETLEKPLSYMGKKEGSNRVAAVTGFVEYAKEKLYPYKVKMSVDTFGNATVIPEASGIGQNFSKIAEHVDVISAMIYPSHWTGNFGIAKPDLEPYRLVEEYAKVEKTRLKLLASPPISRPWLQDFTATWLGKGNYKVYGKKEIEDQIQALQSQGIQEFLIWNAANNYTANVDYTP from the coding sequence ATCGTCTCATTTTTATTTTTTTACAATCAGCCTGTTTTCGCTAGCAGTAAACAACTAAAAGAACCCATTAGGGGGATTTATGTAAAAGCATCCAGCACAAATGGTCCGAAATTCAATCAACTTCTGAATCTCGTCGATAAGACTGATTTGAACGCAATGGTGATTGATATTAAGGATGACCACGGTAACTTGACTTTCATACCCGAAAAAAATTCACCCTATTACAGAGCTAGCCAACCTTATATTAAAGACCCAAAAACACTTATTAAGACGTTAACAGAGCATCATATTTATCCAATCGCTAGAATTGTTGTTTTTAAAGATAATGTTTTAGCCTCGTCTCGCCCAGACTGGAGTTTTCAGACTTCTAATGGAATCTGGAAGAACTCACGTGGAGATTCGTTTACCAATCCATTTCGAACAGAAGTGTGGGATTATAATATTGGGATGGCCATTGAAGCAGTCAACCTTGGCTTTAAGGAAATTCAATTTGATTACGTAAGATTTCCCGAAAAGTTTGAAACGCTTGAGAAACCTCTTTCTTATATGGGTAAAAAAGAAGGAAGTAACCGAGTAGCTGCCGTAACAGGGTTTGTTGAATATGCAAAAGAGAAACTCTATCCCTACAAAGTAAAAATGTCTGTTGATACCTTTGGAAATGCCACTGTTATTCCTGAGGCAAGTGGGATTGGACAAAACTTCTCAAAAATTGCTGAACATGTGGATGTTATTTCAGCTATGATTTATCCCAGCCATTGGACCGGAAATTTCGGAATTGCTAAACCGGATCTTGAGCCCTATCGATTGGTTGAAGAATATGCAAAGGTGGAAAAGACCAGATTGAAATTACTAGCCTCCCCACCGATATCCAGGCCGTGGCTTCAGGATTTTACCGCAACTTGGCTTGGAAAAGGTAATTATAAAGTTTATGGAAAAAAAGAAATTGAAGATCAAATTCAGGCCTTACAGTCACAAGGAATTCAAGAATTTTTAATTTGGAATGCTGCAAACAACTATACAGCAAATGTGGATTATACCCCATAA
- a CDS encoding nucleotide excision repair endonuclease produces the protein MIKIDIPNPDIVITKNKQVGEKVEAPLSSVYGFTDYNKIPRDKGGIILFFNADDELLFVGKARKLRPRVKRHFEDQVSPIKLHRHEVYKIAVCVIEDAMEREIYETYIINTQKAKYNIDKVFYK, from the coding sequence ATGATTAAAATTGATATACCAAATCCAGATATAGTGATCACGAAGAATAAGCAGGTGGGAGAAAAAGTTGAGGCGCCACTAAGCAGTGTTTATGGATTTACTGATTACAATAAAATTCCACGTGATAAAGGTGGTATTATCTTATTTTTTAATGCCGATGATGAACTCTTGTTCGTTGGTAAGGCAAGAAAGTTAAGACCACGTGTAAAACGTCACTTTGAGGACCAAGTATCTCCAATTAAACTCCACCGCCATGAGGTATATAAGATTGCTGTTTGTGTAATAGAGGACGCTATGGAAAGAGAAATTTATGAGACCTATATTATTAATACACAAAAAGCAAAATACAATATCGATAAAGTATTCTATAAATAA
- a CDS encoding helix-turn-helix domain-containing protein: MDIAVRRDERTVEGKWLIADRDLNEREGLKWLLKTSSIPVTDISLAADFQEFILTFEKECPDIVLMELDMITKEEWSTFRDLMHIYDPILLLTSAEATFERARLAIEMQALDLMIKPFSTTKVKTAFQKASRKLGRNVPSVPRIENYKELTYEALFIPQTSDTENFHMAAFQSESIDMVSTLHSFLADYPFNDLHGSFVLTDMVILLFKEKCHNSTEQCQKAMRKWEEEFSDPLGIVVYSDQHSTKTLNEKYSEVRKMLDFTYYKGYRQVVEFKYSLDWEHMDPFLAPPEQRDWVDMLNALDIENIKKRLYDEFLQLKEPYPDPGLVRIRLTSILAQIRRFMKTYQLNEDPMYEKEYRTIFNSILYDTVLYRTVQNLILFIQKIFHGAELMAQSLKQDPIERGISFMESNFSNRSLRLEDVAQYVDRNPSYFSHLLITKMGSSFTEVLTGIRLKEATRLLIETRKPVKEIAILVGYQNANYFSRMFRESYNMSPREFRMQKMNRG, from the coding sequence ATGGACATAGCAGTTAGAAGGGACGAACGTACAGTGGAAGGAAAATGGCTGATTGCCGATCGGGATTTAAATGAAAGAGAAGGGCTAAAATGGCTGTTAAAAACTTCATCCATCCCAGTTACAGACATTTCATTAGCGGCTGATTTTCAGGAGTTTATTTTAACATTTGAAAAAGAATGTCCTGATATTGTATTAATGGAGTTGGATATGATCACAAAAGAAGAATGGTCTACCTTCCGTGACCTCATGCATATCTATGATCCTATCCTACTTCTAACTAGCGCAGAGGCGACGTTTGAAAGGGCTCGTCTAGCTATTGAAATGCAGGCCCTAGATTTAATGATTAAACCCTTTTCAACAACAAAGGTGAAAACAGCCTTTCAAAAGGCTTCACGAAAACTGGGGAGAAACGTCCCATCAGTACCTAGAATAGAGAACTATAAAGAACTGACATATGAGGCTTTATTTATACCACAAACATCTGACACAGAAAATTTCCATATGGCTGCATTTCAATCTGAAAGTATAGACATGGTTAGCACACTACATTCCTTTTTGGCTGATTATCCATTCAATGATTTACATGGGAGTTTTGTACTGACTGATATGGTTATTCTCTTGTTCAAAGAGAAATGTCACAATAGTACGGAGCAATGTCAAAAAGCCATGAGGAAATGGGAAGAGGAGTTCTCAGATCCACTTGGAATTGTTGTCTACAGTGACCAACACTCAACGAAAACCTTGAATGAAAAGTATTCTGAAGTCAGAAAAATGCTTGATTTTACCTATTATAAAGGATATCGGCAGGTTGTTGAGTTCAAGTATTCACTAGACTGGGAACACATGGATCCATTCTTAGCACCGCCAGAGCAAAGGGACTGGGTTGACATGCTCAATGCTCTCGATATAGAAAATATAAAGAAGCGGCTGTACGATGAATTTCTACAATTAAAAGAACCCTATCCTGATCCCGGGTTAGTCAGAATTAGACTAACAAGTATCCTGGCTCAAATCAGACGGTTTATGAAGACGTACCAGTTAAATGAAGATCCCATGTATGAAAAGGAATATCGTACGATCTTCAATTCCATCCTTTATGATACCGTGCTCTATCGAACCGTACAAAATCTGATCCTGTTTATTCAAAAAATATTTCATGGGGCAGAATTAATGGCCCAAAGCCTCAAACAAGATCCGATTGAACGTGGAATTTCCTTTATGGAGAGTAATTTTTCGAATAGAAGCCTCAGGTTGGAGGATGTCGCGCAATATGTGGATCGAAATCCTTCCTACTTCAGTCATCTGCTGATTACGAAAATGGGATCCAGCTTTACAGAGGTGTTAACAGGGATAAGATTGAAGGAAGCGACGCGGCTATTAATAGAAACACGAAAGCCCGTCAAGGAGATTGCCATCCTTGTGGGCTATCAAAATGCCAATTATTTTAGCCGAATGTTCCGTGAATCCTATAACATGTCACCACGGGAGTTTCGTATGCAAAAAATGAATAGGGGATAA
- the hutI gene encoding imidazolonepropionase, translating to MSKAVFIRNASQLVTLQGSSKAPLVKGAMSELGIIENGSVWIEDGVIQAVGKDEELVKKFASRMHEAEVVDASGKLVTPGLVDPHTHLVFAGSRENEFNMRLQGATYMEIMNAGGGIHATTRRTQSATHDELFQESYERLNQFLRHGVTTVEAKSGYGMEWDTELKQLEVAKQLNEQHVVDVVATFMGAHAVPKEYKQDPDEFVRLLVEEMIPTVAELGLAEFNDVFCEHGVFTPEQSRIILEAGKRYGLIPKIHADEIEPYEGAELAAEVGAISADHLLRASEKGMKAMAEKGVVGVLLPGTAYFLMAESANGRKMIDLGVPVALSTDCNPGSSPTVSLPFIMNLGCLKMGMTPAEVITAATINAAHAINRGSEIGSLEVGKKGDITVFNVGNYMKLQYSYGVNHTDTVVKNGRVVVKGGQLVEKLSLS from the coding sequence ATGAGTAAGGCAGTTTTTATCAGAAATGCTTCTCAGCTCGTAACCTTACAGGGGAGTTCAAAAGCTCCCCTTGTAAAAGGAGCGATGTCTGAGCTTGGCATTATTGAGAACGGAAGCGTTTGGATTGAAGACGGAGTGATTCAGGCTGTAGGTAAAGATGAAGAGCTAGTCAAGAAGTTTGCTAGTCGGATGCATGAAGCCGAAGTAGTGGATGCGAGTGGCAAGCTGGTAACACCAGGCCTCGTCGATCCGCACACCCATCTTGTTTTTGCCGGAAGTAGAGAAAATGAATTTAATATGCGCCTTCAAGGGGCGACATATATGGAGATCATGAATGCTGGCGGAGGAATTCATGCGACTACACGACGGACACAATCAGCAACACACGATGAACTTTTTCAGGAGAGCTATGAGCGTTTAAATCAATTTTTGCGCCACGGGGTTACGACAGTGGAAGCGAAGAGTGGCTACGGAATGGAATGGGATACCGAGCTAAAACAGTTAGAAGTTGCGAAACAATTAAATGAACAGCACGTGGTTGATGTAGTAGCAACGTTCATGGGAGCACATGCGGTTCCAAAGGAATATAAACAAGATCCAGATGAGTTTGTGAGGTTGCTAGTCGAAGAAATGATCCCTACGGTTGCAGAGCTGGGACTTGCTGAATTTAATGATGTTTTTTGTGAACACGGGGTGTTTACGCCAGAACAATCTCGTATAATCCTTGAAGCAGGGAAGCGTTACGGGTTGATTCCAAAAATCCACGCGGATGAAATTGAGCCGTATGAGGGGGCTGAGCTTGCGGCAGAAGTAGGTGCGATTTCTGCAGACCATTTATTAAGAGCCTCGGAAAAAGGGATGAAGGCAATGGCGGAAAAAGGGGTCGTTGGAGTATTACTTCCAGGAACTGCCTATTTCTTAATGGCTGAATCCGCTAACGGACGAAAAATGATTGATCTCGGTGTACCAGTGGCACTTTCGACAGATTGCAATCCAGGTTCTTCACCAACGGTTTCTTTACCATTTATTATGAATCTTGGCTGTTTGAAAATGGGAATGACACCTGCAGAGGTAATAACGGCCGCTACGATTAATGCAGCACATGCCATTAACCGTGGAAGTGAAATCGGTAGTTTAGAAGTTGGAAAAAAAGGGGACATAACCGTATTTAATGTGGGGAACTATATGAAACTTCAATACTCTTATGGTGTGAACCACACAGATACAGTAGTAAAAAATGGTCGGGTGGTTGTTAAGGGAGGGCAATTAGTTGAAAAGCTTTCTTTATCCTAA
- a CDS encoding ABC transporter permease subunit, with protein MKRIVHYILRAFCIVIGFALFLSTPFLFGEHEGAFIFDSKAFTTVFANKLNELTHFYKTDFFMGWMKTDMLQNYLYSMKLFLASTALTLGVGFFIAAIVIMSPAKIRRKLRSVINFSEAVPDLLVIFALQILVITIYKNTGIKLFQLYGFTGNPYFIPIVIISFLPTFFLAQFLINAFGEEMEKDYAIFAKAKGLAFTKIYLIHMLRNIFPMFIVQLRTLIWVILSNLFLVEYLFSLRAYTSHIGNLGTLSSVEAVLDIILFTIPIILIELVIGVLSIRSRGKEEAL; from the coding sequence TTGAAGCGTATCGTTCATTACATACTTAGAGCTTTTTGCATTGTGATTGGCTTTGCACTTTTTCTATCCACACCCTTCTTATTCGGTGAACATGAAGGGGCTTTTATTTTCGATAGTAAAGCTTTCACAACAGTTTTTGCCAATAAACTCAATGAACTAACTCACTTTTATAAAACGGATTTTTTCATGGGGTGGATGAAAACAGATATGCTCCAAAATTATCTGTATTCTATGAAACTATTTTTGGCCTCTACTGCACTTACATTGGGAGTTGGATTTTTTATCGCAGCAATTGTCATCATGTCCCCAGCTAAAATAAGAAGAAAGTTAAGAAGTGTAATTAACTTCAGTGAAGCAGTTCCTGATTTACTCGTCATTTTTGCGTTGCAAATATTAGTCATTACCATATACAAAAACACAGGAATTAAGCTGTTTCAGCTTTATGGGTTTACTGGTAATCCGTATTTTATTCCAATTGTAATTATCTCTTTCCTCCCGACATTCTTTTTAGCACAATTTCTAATCAATGCTTTTGGCGAGGAAATGGAAAAGGACTACGCTATTTTCGCAAAGGCAAAGGGGTTAGCCTTTACGAAAATTTACCTGATTCATATGTTAAGAAATATTTTTCCTATGTTTATTGTTCAACTGAGAACATTAATCTGGGTCATTCTATCTAATCTATTCCTAGTTGAATATCTTTTTAGTTTAAGAGCCTACACTTCTCATATTGGAAACTTAGGTACATTGAGTAGTGTGGAGGCGGTGCTTGATATCATTCTCTTCACCATACCAATTATTCTTATTGAATTAGTTATTGGTGTATTGTCCATCCGTTCAAGAGGTAAAGAGGAGGCTCTGTAA
- a CDS encoding IS3 family transposase: MTTVKRGKRNFKKGDAHLHEKPSVIYTFIQAHSDEHAVEKMCEVLNVSKSGYYKWLKKQNQPQSEKEVYRSEIKQKISKSFHESFGTYGSPRVHADLVEWGYIISQKTVARMMKEMGLKATSKEKFVVTTDSNHDLYIYPNLLNRQFDVEEPNLVWVSDITYIWTLEGWIYLSSVMDLYSRKIVGWSLASHMRKELCIQALKMAIISRQPGTGIVHHSDRGSQYCSKEYIDILKEQKMNISMSKKGDPYDNACIESFHATIKKDLIYRRRFRTRAEAIKAINSYISGFYNEKRKHSTLGHYSPNQFERYHHQDKVENIS, from the coding sequence ATTACAACAGTTAAGAGAGGAAAACGAAATTTTAAAAAAGGCGATGCACATCTTCACGAAAAACCAAGCGTAATATATACCTTTATTCAAGCCCACTCTGATGAGCACGCTGTGGAGAAGATGTGTGAAGTTCTAAACGTTTCAAAGAGTGGCTATTATAAATGGCTGAAGAAGCAGAACCAACCGCAATCTGAGAAAGAAGTCTATCGTTCGGAGATCAAACAGAAAATAAGTAAGTCCTTTCATGAAAGTTTTGGGACTTATGGAAGTCCTAGAGTTCACGCTGACCTTGTGGAATGGGGTTATATCATTTCACAAAAAACCGTGGCTCGTATGATGAAAGAAATGGGATTAAAGGCAACGTCGAAAGAGAAGTTTGTAGTCACAACAGATTCCAATCATGACCTATATATTTATCCTAATCTGCTTAACCGACAATTTGACGTAGAAGAACCTAATCTAGTTTGGGTATCTGATATTACGTACATTTGGACTTTAGAAGGCTGGATATATTTATCTTCTGTAATGGACCTTTACTCCAGAAAAATTGTGGGGTGGAGTCTTGCCTCACACATGAGGAAAGAGTTATGTATACAAGCATTAAAGATGGCGATCATTTCAAGACAGCCCGGTACAGGAATAGTTCATCATTCTGACCGGGGTTCCCAGTATTGTTCTAAAGAGTATATTGATATTTTGAAAGAGCAAAAAATGAATATAAGTATGAGCAAAAAAGGTGACCCTTACGATAATGCTTGTATAGAATCCTTCCATGCCACAATTAAGAAAGATTTGATTTACAGAAGGCGTTTTAGGACCAGGGCCGAAGCTATAAAAGCAATTAATTCCTATATTAGTGGTTTTTATAATGAAAAACGAAAACACTCGACTTTAGGGCATTATTCACCAAATCAATTTGAGAGATATCACCACCAAGATAAAGTAGAAAATATCTCATAG
- a CDS encoding ATP-grasp domain-containing protein: MKIWFNRWFTTVSHYIDMIRANEEGRKVTIYGTHPNKDALYLQNCDHAFVEPDISGDEYIAFCLDFCQTHAIDIFIPRKENVRISQRLIDFEGLGVKVLVCPDAKLMETMDNKAAAYRDLARGNPIISIPEYEVVHTVEEFKNAYFSLKEKGHVVCFKPVIGEGANGFRVIKDQIESIQQLFYQGVGHRIPYEYACEILSQQETFPELMVMEYLEGREYSIDCLASNERLYAAIPRMKGEGRVRELVESLELIQIAHKFHDKYKLPYVFNIQVKYNKGIPKLLEINPRMSGGLHISCLSGINFPFLATKILLEERVEPLKPRFGIRASHIEKEMILKYGGNQ; this comes from the coding sequence ATGAAGATTTGGTTTAATAGATGGTTTACAACAGTATCGCATTATATTGATATGATTCGGGCAAATGAAGAGGGTAGAAAGGTCACTATATACGGAACCCATCCCAATAAGGATGCACTTTACCTGCAGAATTGCGACCATGCCTTCGTAGAGCCTGACATATCAGGTGATGAGTATATAGCTTTTTGTTTAGATTTTTGTCAAACACATGCCATTGATATTTTTATTCCTAGAAAAGAGAATGTCCGTATATCCCAACGACTGATTGATTTCGAAGGTCTTGGGGTAAAGGTACTAGTTTGTCCCGATGCAAAGCTAATGGAGACAATGGATAATAAAGCAGCTGCTTACCGAGATTTAGCGAGGGGCAATCCCATCATATCCATACCTGAATATGAAGTGGTCCATACGGTAGAAGAGTTTAAAAATGCATATTTCTCATTAAAGGAAAAAGGACATGTGGTTTGCTTTAAACCTGTGATTGGTGAAGGGGCAAACGGCTTCAGGGTGATTAAGGATCAGATCGAGTCGATCCAACAGCTGTTCTATCAAGGAGTAGGCCACCGGATTCCATATGAATATGCATGTGAAATATTAAGTCAGCAGGAGACGTTCCCCGAGTTAATGGTAATGGAGTACTTAGAAGGCAGAGAATATAGTATTGATTGTCTTGCTTCCAATGAGAGGCTGTATGCTGCCATACCACGTATGAAGGGGGAAGGCCGTGTAAGAGAGTTAGTTGAAAGCTTAGAACTTATTCAAATCGCACATAAGTTCCATGATAAGTATAAACTGCCTTATGTGTTTAACATCCAGGTGAAATATAACAAAGGCATTCCAAAACTACTTGAAATTAATCCACGAATGAGCGGTGGGTTGCATATCAGTTGTTTATCTGGCATCAATTTTCCATTTCTTGCAACAAAGATTCTATTAGAAGAAAGAGTAGAACCATTGAAGCCTCGTTTCGGCATTCGTGCAAGTCATATCGAAAAAGAAATGATACTTAAATATGGGGGCAATCAATGA
- the hutU gene encoding urocanate hydratase: protein METNTKKSRVIENYKGTELHAKGWIQEAALRMLMNNLDQNVAERPEDLVVYGGIGKAARNWESYDAIVKTLLELENDETMLIQSGKPVAVFKSHKDAPRVLLANSNLVPAWANWEHFHELDKKGLMMYGQMTAGSWIYIGSQGIVQGTYETFAELARQSFAGTLKHTITLTAGLGGMGGAQPLAVTMNDGVCLAIDVDETRIDRRLETAYLDVKTKDLDEALKIAHEAKAEGRALSIGLLGNAAEILPIMIEKGFNPDVLTDQTSAHDPLNGYVPVGFTLEEAAALRKEDPVKYVKLSKQSMAIHVKAMLKMQEKGAITFDYGNNIRQVAKDEGVENAFDFPGFVPAYIRPLFCEGKGPFRWAALSGDPEDIRKIDEALLREFKDDEHLCKWVKMAQEKISFQGLPARICWLGYGDRARFGKVINDMVASGEVSAPIVIGRDHLDAGSVASPNRETEAMRDGSDAVSDWPILNAMINAVGGASWVSLHHGGGVGMGYSQHSGMVIVADGTKDAEIRLQRVLTTDPGMGVVRHADAGYELAIKTAKEKGIKMPMLQQD from the coding sequence ATGGAGACAAATACTAAGAAATCTAGAGTGATTGAAAATTATAAAGGGACAGAATTGCACGCGAAAGGCTGGATTCAAGAGGCGGCACTACGGATGCTAATGAATAATCTTGACCAAAATGTAGCCGAACGTCCTGAAGATTTAGTGGTTTATGGCGGAATCGGAAAGGCAGCTCGTAACTGGGAATCCTATGATGCAATCGTGAAAACTTTGCTTGAATTAGAAAATGATGAAACAATGCTCATCCAATCCGGAAAACCGGTGGCTGTATTTAAATCACACAAGGATGCACCGCGTGTACTGCTTGCAAACTCCAACCTGGTACCTGCTTGGGCCAATTGGGAGCATTTTCATGAACTCGATAAAAAGGGCTTAATGATGTATGGGCAAATGACAGCAGGCAGCTGGATTTATATCGGAAGCCAGGGAATTGTGCAAGGAACATATGAAACGTTTGCTGAACTTGCACGACAATCTTTCGCGGGAACTTTAAAACATACAATTACTTTAACAGCAGGACTTGGCGGAATGGGCGGAGCTCAACCGTTAGCTGTAACAATGAATGATGGCGTGTGCTTGGCTATTGATGTGGATGAAACAAGAATTGACCGCCGATTGGAAACAGCTTATCTGGATGTTAAAACAAAGGACCTGGATGAAGCCTTAAAAATAGCACATGAAGCTAAAGCTGAAGGAAGAGCGTTATCGATTGGTTTACTGGGCAATGCAGCTGAAATTCTTCCAATTATGATTGAAAAGGGCTTTAATCCAGATGTGTTAACCGACCAAACCTCTGCACATGATCCGCTGAATGGATATGTACCAGTTGGTTTTACCTTAGAGGAAGCAGCAGCCCTTCGTAAAGAAGACCCAGTGAAATATGTGAAGCTCTCTAAACAAAGTATGGCCATCCATGTGAAGGCAATGTTAAAGATGCAGGAAAAAGGGGCAATCACTTTTGACTATGGAAACAATATCCGTCAGGTGGCAAAAGATGAAGGAGTGGAAAATGCGTTTGATTTCCCTGGATTCGTTCCTGCTTACATCCGTCCATTGTTCTGTGAAGGAAAAGGTCCTTTCCGCTGGGCAGCATTATCCGGAGACCCAGAAGATATTCGGAAAATTGACGAAGCATTACTCCGTGAGTTCAAGGATGATGAACATCTTTGTAAATGGGTGAAAATGGCGCAGGAAAAAATCAGCTTCCAAGGACTCCCTGCGCGTATTTGCTGGCTTGGGTATGGAGACAGAGCTCGCTTTGGAAAAGTCATTAACGATATGGTCGCTTCAGGAGAAGTATCAGCACCAATCGTCATCGGCCGTGACCACTTGGATGCAGGTTCGGTAGCCTCACCAAATCGTGAAACAGAAGCTATGAGAGATGGAAGTGATGCGGTTTCCGACTGGCCAATCCTTAACGCAATGATTAATGCGGTTGGTGGAGCAAGCTGGGTTTCACTACATCACGGCGGCGGTGTAGGAATGGGATATTCTCAACATTCCGGAATGGTAATCGTAGCAGATGGAACGAAGGATGCGGAAATCCGCCTTCAAAGGGTACTTACAACAGACCCTGGTATGGGTGTAGTTCGTCACGCAGATGCTGGCTATGAGCTTGCTATTAAAACCGCAAAGGAAAAGGGCATCAAAATGCCAATGTTACAACAGGACTAA
- a CDS encoding transposase — MKKHHTQEYRDYVSKLVVEEGKKATDVSKELEISYKTVSRWVAAYKEKVNVSQEGKEYITPKELEKLKKQHEKELQQLREENEILKKAMHIFTKNQA, encoded by the coding sequence ATGAAGAAACATCATACTCAAGAGTACAGAGATTATGTTTCAAAGTTAGTTGTTGAAGAAGGGAAAAAAGCCACAGATGTTTCTAAGGAATTAGAGATCTCTTATAAGACTGTTAGTCGTTGGGTGGCAGCGTATAAGGAGAAAGTAAATGTTAGCCAGGAAGGTAAGGAATACATTACACCTAAAGAGCTTGAAAAATTAAAAAAGCAACATGAGAAAGAATTACAACAGTTAAGAGAGGAAAACGAAATTTTAAAAAAGGCGATGCACATCTTCACGAAAAACCAAGCGTAA